One Glycine max cultivar Williams 82 chromosome 8, Glycine_max_v4.0, whole genome shotgun sequence genomic window, ttttccaaaaatataaataggtgGAAAGTCAATTTAAAATTGGTTTGGTTCTTAAAACTGGTTTAAATCCAGTTTGGTATCGAATTGGTTTACAAAAACACTTTGGCAAATTAGATTTTAAATCGAACTAATTAAAAtgactcaaaattaatttagttcagTATACAGAACCGAaccaattcaaaaacaaaactgAAAATGATCCAAGAAATCCAAGAAACTGATTACATatcaaaattgatatattttttttggatctaTTTTTCCTGAAACCAAGCAGGTTCGATTTTTGGTTTGAAATTTTGGAACCGAACCGAACCACTAAGTGCTAGTGTATTATGCTGTTGCTGTGTGTGAGTGGCATGTCCAATATACGACACATTGTTTCAAAGAAAACCACACCCACTAAAGAGTCTTTAGTGAGCATCAGACCTCATCCTCAACCTCTCGAGTCGCGTGTGCCTCTACTATCTCCCCCTGAACGCCGAACAGACCACTCTGGTGAATTTGTGATGCCTCATGGTATTAAATCTAAACTTTGTCCTATTTGATATACGCCTCCAACACAGAGGCTCATGGCTTTGAAACCCCACAAGGGCAgcaataaaaactaaaacaaagagAAATTATACTTATGCAACAAATTGTATAACAAAATATAGcgaaagaaaaattgaatgtaACTTGGGTAAAGGGAGATAGACATCATAAATGATGTCATATAAATTGTATGTGTATCACTTCTCCTAAATAAATATACTGCAATGTCCTTGTGAAGCAAAAATGAATGagttaataaaagataaaatgttgAACACCGAACATCcagtaaaaagaaaacaaagtatGTGTGGAAGTAGAGAACGTGCTCAATAATTCACTATCTCCAGCAAAAGTACACTGaacttgtgaaaaaaaatttcaaactagATACCAAATTAAGCATTCTCTATGTCCAAACTTCCTACCAAATTTCAATGTAAACTCGTATACCTGTTACAAATATACACTTCAGAttgaagttttaattttagCCAAATGCTTCTTCCCATTTTTGTGTGAGGCCAAAGCAATCTCGCAAGGGCAATAGACATTACAGACTTCACACAGAAATTTGGAATTACTCGTCCCAGCAGGTTCATATAGTTTCTTTTGCAGTTTCTGCACCTTATGGTCCATGGCTTCTTTTCCTACCTTCTCTCCACTCTTGGTCTTGGAATTTATCTGATAGATAACGTTCTTTTGCTTCAAATCATCTTTGGACTGATCACTTTTCACCTTATGTGGCACAGGTTGATTTTGTGCTTTCAGAGATTCACAAGTTGCCTTGTGTTTCCTCCCATGAAGGTGGTCAATCAAGGTTTTCTCGCTAGATGTCGTTACATGACATAAAGCGCATGTCCACTCTTTCTGCACTTCCTTATGTGTAGAACTCTCGGGAAGCTCTCCACTAGCTGTGTCTTTCCCCACTAATATTTTAGTTTCCACCATGGCTGGTGAAGCATTCTGACTTGGCACAAGGTTAGGCACAACAGAAATATCCTGCAACATTCAAGATTAGCATAGATTAGAATTTATAAGTACTTATTGTAACCAGAAGAAGATCCAATGTGATTAGAAGAATACGTATTACTGAAAACAAATTACTCCATATATCACTACAGTTGCTCATGCATTTAAGGGAGGGATAATTCAAACTTGACCTCTTTTGAGTTCTGAGAAGAGGTGCAAAAATTATTAAGCTAAACTAAATTATTATCCTTTCATTATCTAAAGATAACCAACCAACTTCAAAAGTGTTGAATGATTTGTAAGTTGCTCACATTTGTCACCACTCGTTTCCTATAATTTAccttttctttccaaaaaaagaaaatgaataaaagaaagCACACTGCACTCAAACATCCAGAGTTAAGAACGAAACAATCATAATCACATTATAATCAATGAAAACgtagaaggaaaaacaaaagaaaatataactgATCCATGCATTTTAAAGAAATACCCTCAACTCTCAAGTCCGGGGACACTATGTTTTTACTATGTGAGGACTGAGGAGCGAGTGTTACACACAGAAAGAGATGGATAACtgttatttaaatataagattATGACAATATTGTTAAAGGAAAATGCCTAATTTCATCACCGCCAGCAAATATGATTATCAAGATGACCATATCCACATAATTCAAGTGTACTTCATAAGCCAAAATCCTTAACAATGACCTCTTAGCATGGCCTCAAGTCTAAAATTATAACTTGTCCTTGAGAGATTCCTATTTTGAGTGAATATAATAAGAAATCTTACTTGCTTGCCTGcaagaatttcttttttctcaatcACCTCCAAATCTTTGATGGTTTTTTGCTGTGTTTGGAGTTTTGTCTCATTTGTCTGCACAAGATGCTCTTTCAATAATCACTTTCACAAGAAGACTATGATGGGTGTCATATAAGAACTTGTAACAAcaattatattaatgtcataACTGCAATAGTAAGATAAAAACTTCACCTGTTGCGTTTCATTATTATCAGTTGCTATAATTGCATTTGTTGCTTCTGCATCAGGTTTATAAGTTGTGTTCTTCAATAGGTTGGTGTTCTTCGTTAGGAGAAAAGGAGAATTagcttcaattttcaatttccaaAGCCAGGCATTTCTTATGGCTACACAAACTTAGAGCAATGTAGATGTTTACCTTGCTAGCAATGAGTTTCTCTAAGGCTTCAGTTCCATTCTCGTTTAGATATCTCTCTACATGCAGTAAAAAGTCATCTTTCTTGACAAAAAACTTCCTCCAGTTATTTAACCTACATATGATTGCTTGTGGATTTAAGGAGATGCAAGTGCGGATAAGGTTATTATAGGCATAAGAAGCTCGTCCAAAGTCTGGCGTGACAAGGCAGAAGATGATCATAAGCTTAATGTAAGGCCAAAACTGGAACCTGATGTTGGACATGGGAATgaaaaaattaaccaaatttatgaattgattacaaaaagaatatgaaaataaaaaccatttGCTACAACtaactttatttaatataataatcacaTTGATACAATTCCAACTATAAGGAGCCATTAGATGATAAAAACAGTATAAATATGGTTATGGCTCAATGCAATGAAGAGAAATTTGCTTTGACTAAATTGCACTCTAGGATCAACCAACTCAGATCTCAAATTGCTTACTATTTGCAGAACCGATGTTCTTGGAGTAACAGAGAGagtaaactaaaatataaatggTTTTTGAAGCAACATTTCATTTCTTAAGGAGCAAAAGCCTGGAAGAGGCAAAACCCATTATGGTAATCTCTACGCCTTGAATGAACTAATCTTCTGCCGTCAATTTAGGAATACCCTTAGAATACaccaatgaagaaaaagaaaacagagtCCTAGAAGGAATTCCATACCCTATATCTATaattctatattaaaaaaatagaaaatttctaTGACACATTGGAAGTGCATTGATTGGTCCTTCCACATTGATCATAGAGTTCAATCAGGTCCTCAATCCCAGtcaaagaaaaaatttcaattcCACTAttgggaaagaagaaaaataaattatcttacCATATTACAAGGTGAAATATTGACTTACCATTGAAGAATCCTCGAAAATGCATACTCAAAGAGGTATATTAACGAGAGAAGTATCCAATACGAGATCAAATCCCTAGTTTCTTTATTGGAATCAGTCTCAATTGCTTGTACGGAAGCACAtctgttaaattaaaaacacagaaaaccatgatcacaaacaacaaaagcaGCGTCCCAAAACAAAAGCAACAACCTTTTTAGCACCCCAAACACCCAATGAAGCAAAAACATCAATTGAATAAATAGCTCTTAGAAACTTACAGAGGATACCCCAAAGCAAGAAGAGgcctgtaaaaaaaaagaaaaaaagaacagtTGATTAGCAAGCAATAGCATTGAAATGGAGTCCAGGGGGATCAAGAATAACCACTTTACTTTATAGTATGATACCATTCACAACATTGAACAAGTAatacgaagaaaaaaaaagtgaaagataaGTTTTTCATGTGTGATCATCAAAGTAATGAAGCAATAAAGAAAAAGCATGCATTGCATAAATACCATGCGAGGTGATCAAGGCATTTGAGGGACAGTTTAAGGAACCAGAGAGAAGACATCGCTTGTGAGAGTCAATTGTTGGTGTTGTGTTTTCTTCTTAggacagaggaagaggaagaaagagagaatATGAGAAAGGTTGGAGcagagaaagaacatgaatcGGTAAAATAAAGATAGAGACGGAAGGAAGTCTTCGTGAGGAAGTCAAGCGCTGGCAAAGTGGAAAACCAAGGGACAAGTCACAACTTAGTACGGTCTCGCAATACTTTAATCATATTTTGGTAacaaagatttattttttattattttaatcctttggttcatttgaaaaaaaaataacttacacTAATTCGAAGTTCCATAGGTAAGTAAAGGCAAAAATTTTGAGGAGTCTTACCAATAATTAACATGGACACCttctaactttattttttttattattgaaataatttaaaaatatactctCTTTTTTCTTGCACACTTTCCTTTATTAattcaaattcattaaaaattataattaaatttattgaataaaaaacgaGATTTACGTTATTTTAGAATttgtgataaattaataaatttaaaaagtgaattagaaaatattgttaacaattttcaataaataatttgttctctttttttcctttattttttgtttttctttccaaaattaaagtcgatattttttttaaaaaaaaatagtgttttttcaaattatcattttattgttttttttacatgaaaaatattaaaaaaaaggatttgattTCCTCGTATTTCATTCCACGCCTTTTAATTcaagtttatttgttttttcaaaatggTAATGgattagaaattattttgaatatatttttaaaaatagctattacaaaataaataattttattatatgttatattttataacttaacaataatatacaatatttttacatttgttgtatatttttattaattttttatatttatattatcttttaaacttaatttatgatttaaattgattttctttatataacgtatataaaattaacatattaagtataatttttattggtataaataaaaatatcggTAATTACGACTACAAAATTTGATttatgaaaggaaaaagaaactaGATAAAGTTCTTTTAAGTGTAATTAGTGTTGCTTTTCTATAAGAAGTAGAATTTCATCTTGATAACAGATAATTTGTATGATAAAGATGTGAGATGTCCATTAAAAGatagataaattattaagatgaaattttaattctaattggAGTAATACCAAAAATATTCAaggaattgtattttttttggtgtattttttttctcggGAATAAGGAATTgtatatctaagttttgtctAAAACTAATAACATGGTTAACAAATTAGTTTTTAGATTTAACTACAATACATAGTACAAAACttatattgagaaaaaataaaataaataaatacttaatttcaattttaaatttgtaagaaTGTGACagtgtaatttttaaaagataaaaaattaaaattttatcttttgaatttgaatttgtaaataaatttattctacCGTTCATCTGGAAAAAGTACGACTAAAATGTGATATGCAATCTTGGATTTTTACTAACTAATTCATAACCGTTGGATTTATTAATTAACGACTAGatttgtttcctttcttttttctttttttttacttttccatCTCTACCCCTATCTCTTCTCCGAATTCTTATCCTCTCCTTCCTCCTTATCTCCTTCTTGAACCTGTTGCGCTTCAAAAGGTTCTCAAACCTCAGTCGATCAACAGCAACGAACTTCACATCTTGCTTTGATTTCGTCTTTTGGGTTTTAGATTCTACCCCACACTTTGTTTctaatcttcttctttttgctGCTTTCAGCTACAACATAATAATCACCTAAGCCTCCTCTGTTCATTGCTCAATTGCTTCCCTCACAGTCACATTCTCATTTTAATCTCAACAAAATCTATAATGCgtaggtttttttttctctgtcacAAGTCACAACAGATCACAATGACTCTGCATGTTTATTGATAAGGGTAACATTCAGATTTTAAGCTAAGACATGACTTATTCTTATAAGATGAAAATTGTCacatacttatatattttaatttagaaagtGCTTTGAAGTGAAAAGAAATGACTTCTtctcatttatattttacactCTCAATTTAGTTCTTGTTTACGTCATTTTTATCCTGGTTCCACATGCTCACATGAATGAGAATGAGCAATTTGGAGCAGCGTGAGCTACTTTGAGGACAAGGTTGAAGAGAGACATAACATGGGTGCCAAAGGAGAAAGGAAAGACTGCTACATGTTTATTTTCCATTGAGTTTGACATATAATTGTTGAGGTAAAACTGAGTGGAGAAAGATCAATAAAATCAGTAGAAGGCAAATGTAGACAGAGATTTCTTGTGTTGGTATCCTAGGCTAGACAAAGATTAATCTTTTCATGTACCCAGGTTCATGTAAGAGACTAATTTTTCTTCATATATCTTATTTCATATAcacaaatttgaaaatcaaatcttTAATAGCATATTTGAAAATATAGTTATCTCTAGACCATACTATTTATGATGATAAATAAGGAAAGATATATTGAAGGATCTTATTTGTATAGGTGATCACGAGATtaacactggggcaatgaggaaATAAATAGAATGAAtgaaattaagataaataattggTTATATTGGGTATCCACGTTGCCTTTAGGACAAAAAAGGGTTAGtttagaaaaatgacgatcGTTTACAAATTTCAAGCGTATATCTCTTCTCATCATATAAGCAAGGAAATTAGTCGTGGTGGATCCACTCTCTCCACTTAATTTTCAGACTGTTTCCAAAGTGGTACCAAAAAGAGTAAATTCATTTTGTTCATTAAAGGCGTGTCGAGTTCCTAGCGTTGTATTCTAGTTAGTTGTAGCCACTTCCAAAGCCATCAATTTAATCAAATGCGCAACACCTAGCTGCTGCTAGATTCAACACATACCTTTTATGTCTACGTAAGAAATGGGTCCAATGTTCTAGTCTTCTAGATAGGTATGTATTTTTGCAttcgttaaataataataataataataataataataatgagtttttttaaaaaaaaaatagcaaatgatatttttactaagtaaaaaaaatatttgctttatgttttaattcataattttgtaaaattatactttaatatttaaaaattagttgtAGTATGAAATAAGTTAATTCAAACATACTTGTAACCTTACCAAGTTTAATGAAATtactcattttttattcatataaattaaaaacactatTAAAGGATTTATATAAtcttatttatacattttattcaaccaattaagttaaattatctttataacaaaattacttgtttaaatatttaatactccATTTGGactaaaatacaagaaaaaaagcATGTCATGaactaaaatatatacaaaatttaagcaaCTTCCTCCTATTTAATGGCAACACCTCCAAAATTCCTTCATTTAAGTAAAGTTTTATTTCcatcaacctttttttttcctatacaattaaatttaaatggaaTTTaggaactaattttttttatcaagactattaaaattaaatgatattagtttattttttttaataagcatgaatcctttttctttttttctttttatatttcaaatggattacttatttgttaaaaaattatttctcgatcaatgaatagtgtcattatatttaatcactactaattaaactaattaattctatgagtattttttgaataaaatttaaatttatgataatattactttaaataaattaatttaactatttgtATTATACTtgatcaattttatatttgtttatctatatatatacaaatgGCCGACTTATTTTAGGTTCTTGTTAGGGAACTAATCGAATCATTCCATTGATATTCATGtgaaaaaacacacacacacacacacaaaacataaaagttAACTACAATAACAACTTACCCGATAATTTATTCAAGTTAtacatcattttaatatttttgaaataaaataacccacgtaaaaaaatatttttaagatctAGAAATTACTTCCACCAGAGTGTCGAAATCCTGTGCAGCTTGCCCCTCAGGCCTACCTGCATCTTCCACAGTCTTCTTCACCTTAAGAGCATTGTCTCTAATCTTCTTCCCCTCTTGATGCACCAAAATCAAATCCAAGCTTTTCACCAATCCATTTTTTGTGAACACCTTACCTTCCATTATGACACCAATCTCCCAAACATCTTCTATCACTCTTGCAGCCACAACTTGATCCCCAAAGAATGGCTTGCAGATCATAGGAACACCACTGGAAACACTCTCAATAACAGAGTTAGCTCCACAGTGAGTCACAAAGACTCCTACAGAATCATGTGCCAAAACTTGTGTCTGTGGAGCCCAAGACACTATTTTCCCATGCTTTTTGGTTCTCTCAACAAATCCATTTGGCAAAAGACCAATTAGACCTTCCTTCAGTGACCAAAGAAATGGAAATCCACTTTCTTCGAGTGCCTCTGCCACTGCCACAAGCTCGTGTGGAGGAGGTGCCACCACAGTCCCAAAGCAAACATAAGCCACTGATTTAGAATTCTTCGTATCCAACCATGACAAGCATCCACTTGAATCTGTGTCAGATGGTGGCAATAACGTGGAAGGAAGTGGAACAACATAAAGCAAAGATTGCAACTTGGATCTCATGTCTTGAACAAACAAAGGTGGCTCCAACTCCTCAAAGAAATTCATAACTACTACCTTAGCTTGAGGTAGCACCTTACCTAGTGAATTTAGTTCCCTTGCAAAAACTGTTTCTTTTTCTCCCACATCGAGCAGATCCTGTGGCATGTCTTCAACACGCAGCTTCGACAACCCGGGAAGGAAATCCAAGGTTGTGTTCCCAGCATGGTTTGCACAGTGCTGACGTATCAATTCAGTGTAGAAATATAGAGAGAGTGAGCATGAATTGGGAAGCCAAAGTGCAATCCAAGGAACATTGAGGGTCTGAGCCACAAAGAGAGAAGAGGTTACAAAAGCATCTGCAACGATGCATGTGACTCTCTTCTTTGTCTCTGCTTCCGCAAGTTCTATACCTTTGTGCAAGTTCTCAGGACCAGTTTGGAGAAAAAGATTCAACTTTTCAGTTGGGTTTTTGCCTAGGACGTGACCCTCTGGGATTCCATCGCTTATGCTATAGGCCTTGATGTTATTTGGGATGTGGGGTTTTGGGAAAAGGATTGCATTGGATTTGTCTGTGCCAATGAATGAGAATGAACAATTTGGAAGGGAATGAGCTAGTTTGAGGACAAGGTTTAAGAGAGGCATAAGGTGGCTGCCAAAGGGGAAAGCAAAGACTGCTACGTGTTTGTTTTGATGATCCATTTGAGGTTTGGTACACTTTGCAAGGTGAAGGTTAAGatagagaaagatgaaggcaaATTAATGTTGAAATTGTGGTGTTGGAATTCAACCAAAGGGGGGGATTTTATTTGTTTCTGAAACTGAATCACAGCAACAATTACGAACCTTTGCCCTCATGTACTAACTGACGGTAACGATAAACTAACACTTTTAACCAAAGACtatctcaattttaaatattttaaaagttataaaaacctaattaaatttttattacaataatattattaaaataaaactaagaaaTTACCTAACGGGTAAATCAACTTACATTAGATTATCctaatttttaagttaaagtcctagatataaaaagaatttatcaACTTACAGTGATCTCTTAAAACTCAAATATAATTGTTACATGatctataaaataaagtaaaactcaaaaaataatagtaaaaatatgGAAAGTATTAcacattttttatcataaaaatagattttaaagatgatataattattttatattaaattttacttaatttaacttttttataattttgactcaattttaattctttaatatactagtaatatttaattattagtatttgtTTGACTACAGCTCTACAAACGCGAATGAAGAATCATAAATTCGTGGCTTTAAGTAACGCTACGATTAGAACAAAACCATAATGGAACAGTGAATCAGTGAATGCCAACCCTCGCTGAATCGCAGTACTCACCACCGCATGTAGTAGACTTGTACGTCTAACGTGAAACCAACCACCATTCTCACATAAATCACGTTGGATACTTACCTCTCGACGATTTtgtttgttaattaatatttattaattatttaaattaaatactttAAACTATAAATATAGTTTCCGTAgagattataaatttaatcataatatttGACTAGTTGATAGAATTGTGTAAtaacaacttttattttaaatgacattatctagttttttaattttcatgacaaaagaaacacaaataaaaaGTATTAGGCTGATAATATAGTTGAGTCCAATTATCAAGTACTCCAAGTTACTTTGggacttaaatataaataaaaataattaattttacgtTGATTTAGAAAATTAgtcaatattatttaattttattaatcacatttaaaaatagttttttttattgaaatttgatataaaaataaaaatgatttattgcAATTAGAATCACAATAAATTCAAGC contains:
- the UGT78K2 gene encoding UDP-glucose:flavonoid 3-O-glucosyltransferase, coding for MDHQNKHVAVFAFPFGSHLMPLLNLVLKLAHSLPNCSFSFIGTDKSNAILFPKPHIPNNIKAYSISDGIPEGHVLGKNPTEKLNLFLQTGPENLHKGIELAEAETKKRVTCIVADAFVTSSLFVAQTLNVPWIALWLPNSCSLSLYFYTELIRQHCANHAGNTTLDFLPGLSKLRVEDMPQDLLDVGEKETVFARELNSLGKVLPQAKVVVMNFFEELEPPLFVQDMRSKLQSLLYVVPLPSTLLPPSDTDSSGCLSWLDTKNSKSVAYVCFGTVVAPPPHELVAVAEALEESGFPFLWSLKEGLIGLLPNGFVERTKKHGKIVSWAPQTQVLAHDSVGVFVTHCGANSVIESVSSGVPMICKPFFGDQVVAARVIEDVWEIGVIMEGKVFTKNGLVKSLDLILVHQEGKKIRDNALKVKKTVEDAGRPEGQAAQDFDTLVEVISRS
- the LOC100812073 gene encoding zinc finger protein 385B — encoded protein: MSSLWFLKLSLKCLDHLAWPLLALGYPLCASVQAIETDSNKETRDLISYWILLSLIYLFEYAFSRILQWFQFWPYIKLMIIFCLVTPDFGRASYAYNNLIRTCISLNPQAIICRLNNWRKFFVKKDDFLLHVERYLNENGTEALEKLIASKNTNLLKNTTYKPDAEATNAIIATDNNETQQTNETKLQTQQKTIKDLEVIEKKEILAGKQDISVVPNLVPSQNASPAMVETKILVGKDTASGELPESSTHKEVQKEWTCALCHVTTSSEKTLIDHLHGRKHKATCESLKAQNQPVPHKVKSDQSKDDLKQKNVIYQINSKTKSGEKVGKEAMDHKVQKLQKKLYEPAGTSNSKFLCEVCNVYCPCEIALASHKNGKKHLAKIKTSI